In the genome of Lycorma delicatula isolate Av1 chromosome 8, ASM4794821v1, whole genome shotgun sequence, one region contains:
- the Gmd gene encoding GDP-mannose 4,6 dehydratase: MASGDNSKVALITGITGQDGSYLAEYLMDKGYEVHGIIRRASTFNTGRIEHLYSNPTSHKEGRMKLHYGDMTDSSCLVKIISNIRPTEIYNLAAQSHVKVSFDLSEYTAEVDAVGTLRILDAIRTCNLENSVKFYQASTSELYGEVQETPQKETTPFYPRSPYACAKLYAYWITVNYREAYNMFACNGILFNHESPRRGENFVTRKITRSVAKIMLGLLDCLELGNLDSKRDWGHAKDYVEAMWLMLQQPTPEDYVIATGELHSVREFVEMAFKYVGRNILWEGSGINEIGKEEDTGIVRVRVNPKYFRPTDVEILLGDSTKARERFGWKPKVSFSELVKEMMKADIELMKSNPTA, translated from the exons atGGCTTCAGGAGATAATTCAAAAGTTGCTTTGATAACTGGCATTACCGGTCAG gaTGGTTCCTATTTGGCTGAATATTTAATGGACAAAGGCTATGAAGTTCATGGTATAATAAGAAGAGCTAGTACATTTAATACTGGTCGTATTGAACATCTTTATTCTAACCCCACTTCACATAAGGAAGGCAGAATGAAACTCCATTATGGAGATATGACTGATAGTAGCTgtcttgttaaaattattagtaatattagaCCTACTGAAATATACAATTTAGCTGCTCAAAGTCAtgttaag gtttCATTTGATCTCAGTGAATATACTGCAGAAGTAGACGCTGTTGGTACGCTGCGTATACTTGATGCAATTAGAACATGTAATCTTGAAAATAGTGTTAAATTTTATCAAGCATCAACATCTGAATTGTATGGAGAAGTACAAGAAACACCACAAAAAGAAACTACCCCATTTTACCCTAGATCACCATATG cCTGTGCCAAATTGTATGCATATTGGATTACAGTTAATTATAGAGAAGCATACAATATGTTCGCTTGTAATGGTATATTATTTAATCATGAAAGTCCTAGAAGAGGTGAAAATTTTGTCACAAGAAAAATAACTAGATCTGTAGCGAAGATTATGTTAGGTTTATTGGATTGTTTGGAATTAGGTAATTTAGATTCAAAAAGAGATTGGGGGCATGCTAAGGATTATGTTGAG GCTATGTGGTTGATGTTACAACAGCCAACACCAGAAGATTATGTGATAGCAACTGGTGAATTGCACAGTGTTAGAGAATTTGTTGAAATGGCTTTCAAATATGTTGGAAGGAATATACTATGGGAAGgttcaggtataaatgaaatagGCAAAGAAGAAGATACTGGTATTGTTCGAGTACGAgttaatccaaaatattttagaCCTACCGATgtt GAAATTCTTCTTGGTGATTCAACAAAAGCAAGAGAAAGGTTTGGTTGGAAACCAAAAGTCAGTTTTTCg gaaTTGGTTAAAGAAATGATGAAAGCAgatattgaattaatgaaaagcAATCCAACAGCTTAA